In Antechinus flavipes isolate AdamAnt ecotype Samford, QLD, Australia chromosome 3, AdamAnt_v2, whole genome shotgun sequence, a genomic segment contains:
- the LOC127556914 gene encoding translation initiation factor IF-2-like, protein MLGARRVALGEPRGTCRAWSLGDSSGAPGGWSRSGSPFSHSPTVGLSAGPLPQRPQALLPQGTALLTRGVPPGTAPALGTRLGIPALSGSACGDPSSCQRLSRVPGLESPRKALALPALSPFLAGRLAPRRPLGRPGGWRVCGAPRGALPLAGLPRCGPRGARQNGLRSLFALPLPRSSALGGETGAFSEPQRRSREREGGEGPITAEQEGGEGKGVQPSFPREDGGPRGAQFQGCPWEQARELPEEPWPLSLLPQLLSPSLGPSASPPAPQPLPRPLSLSPSSSAPPPTPQLPPRPQHTQLLPCQ, encoded by the coding sequence ATGCTCGGTGCGCGGAGGGTGGCGCTGGGGGAGCCTCGCGGCACGTGTAGGGCTTGGTCCCTGGGGGACTCCTCCGGTGCTCCTGGAGGTTGGAGCCGCTCGGGAAGCCCTTTCTCACATTCGCCGACTGTAGGTCTTAGTGCTGGGCCGCTTCCTCAGCGGCCCCAGGCCCTCCTTCCCCAGGGCACCGCTCTCCTGACCCGTGGTGTTCCTCCTGGTACAGCCCCTGCCCTGGGCACTCGGCTCGGGATTCCGGCTCTCTCCGGCAGCGCCTGCGGGGACCCCTCCTCTTGCCAGCGGCTCTCCCGTGTTCCGGGGCTGGAGTCTCCCCGGAAGGCGCTCGCACTCCCggccctttctcctttcctcgcTGGACGGCTAGCGCCGCGCCGCCCTCTGGGGCGCCCTGGGGGATGGAGGGTCTGTGGGGCTCCCCGCGGGGCCCTGCCTTTGGCCGGCCTTCCCCGCTGCGGTCCTCGGGGAGCCCGGCAGAACGGCCTCCGGTCTCTCTTTGCCCTTCCCCTCCCCCGCTCTTCTGCTCTCGGTGGTGAAACGGGGGCTTTCTCAGAGCCACAGAGAAGATCAAGGGAAAGGGAGGGCGGGGAAGGCCCCATCACCGCCGAgcaggaggggggagaagggaaaggggtcCAGCCCAGCTTCCCCAGGGAGGATGGAGGCCCACGGGGTGCACAATTCCAAGGATGTCCCTGGGAACAGGCCAGGGAACTACCAGAGGAGCCCTGGCCCCTTAGTCTCCTCCCCCAGCTCCTCAGCCCCTCCCTCGGCCCCTCAGCCTCTCCCCCAGCCCCTCAGCCCCTCCCCCGGCCCCTCAGCCTCTCCCCCAGCTCCTCAGCCCCTCCCCCGACCCCTCAGCTGCCTCCCCGGCCCCAGCACACACAGCTCCTCCCCTGCCAGTag